Proteins encoded within one genomic window of Manis pentadactyla isolate mManPen7 chromosome 4, mManPen7.hap1, whole genome shotgun sequence:
- the LOC118916354 gene encoding olfactory receptor 2A12-like: MQLPPGQNQSWVSEFILLGFSSDPLSNRMLFLAFLLLYLSSVLGNGLIVTLIWLDMHLHTPMYFFLCVLSLLDMGYVTTTMPQMLVHLLAHSQTISFAGCWLQMYVFGALGLTECLLFVVMAYDRYVAICYPLRYTVILSWGLCTQLAAGTCACGFFFSLIHTFLTMRLPYCGPNMINHYFCEGPSVRSLACMDTHLIEMVDFIISVFIVITPLSLILASYIRIAQAILKIKSTRGCCKAFSTCASHLTMVTFFYTPATYIYMRPNSSYSPERDKQISLLYNVFTALLNPVVYSLRNKDIKGAFLKVIGRDRGLW, translated from the coding sequence ATGCAGCTGCCTCCAGGGCAAAACCAAAGCTGGGTTTCTGAGTTTATCCTGCTGGGCTTCTCCAGTGACCCCCTGTCCAACAGGATGCTCTTCCTGGCCTTCCTTCTCCTCTACCTGAGCTCCGTCCTGGGCAATGGGCTCATCGTCACCCTGATCTGGCTGGACATGCATCTCCACactcccatgtacttcttcctctgtgtcctcTCCCTGCTGGATATGGGCTACGTCACCACCACCATGCCCCAGATGTTGGTGCATCTTCTCGCTCACTCTCAGACCATCTCctttgctggctgttggctgcaGATGTACGTGTTTGGGGCCCTGGGCCTTACTGAGTGTCTTCTCTTTGTGGTCATGGCTTATGACCGATATGTGGCCATCTGCTACCCACTGCGCTACACTGTGATCCTCAGCTGGGGTCTGTGCACACAGCTGGCAGCTGGGACCTGTGCCTGTGGTTTCTTCTTCTCTCTAATCCATACTTTCCTCACCATGAGGCTACCATACTGTGGGCCCAATATGATCAACCACTATTTTTGTGAGGGCCCCTCAGTGCGAAGCTTGGCTTGCATGGACACCCACCTCATTGAGATGGTGGACTTCATCATCAGTGTGTTCATCGTTATTACCCCGCTCTCCCTCATTCTGGCCTCCTACATACGTATTGCCCAGGCCATTCTCAAGATCAAGTCCACACGTGGTTGCTGCAAGGCGTTCTCTACCTGTGCTTCCCACCTGACCATGGTCACATTTTTCTATACTCCAGCCACCTACATCTACATGAGGCCCAACTCCAGCTATTCTCCTGAACGAGACAAGCAGATCTCACTCCTTTACAATGTCTTCACTGCCCTGCTCAACCCTGTGGTGTACAGTCTGAGGAACAAGGACATCAAGGGGGCTTTTCTCAAAGTGATAGGGCGAGATAGGGGGCTCTGGTGA